The genomic DNA AACCATTGTCATGGTGCTGCATGATCTGAATCTGGCTTGCCGCTATGCGCACCATATGGTTGCTGTATACGATAAACGTATTTACGTGCAGGGAAAGCCGGAAGAAATCATGACGGCAGAGACGGTGGAAAAGGTATTCCAACTGCGCTGCCAAGTCATTCCTGATCCCTTGTACGGAACACCGATGTTTATTCCTCATGGAAAGGGGAGGAAAATGGATGCCGTACGCCAAAGGATCTTCGTTTGAGCCTGCAGAATGGTCGTATCTGACGGAAAAATTGCGAAGCAGCAGCGGAGAGCCAGCTCCAACCGGACGTTATGATCTACCTGCGGCTGATTTGCTGGAAGCAACTCCATGTGCTATGTATCTGGATCGGCTGGCAGGGCTGCATGATTTTTCTTCACGCAAGGTGACGGCCTCTGTTTTGGCGAAGCGGTACGGTTTTTTGATCGTGTCCCCGGTACTGCATGCCATGTCGGTGTATAACAAGATGCTGGAAGTCGGGATTGCTGAATGTACAATTCAATCTGCTTTTGTCAAGGATACCTGGCTCCCAAGGTTGCATTTGAACAGACTGCTGGTTACGGAATGTGACATCGGAAAGAAGGGTGAGGATGGGGGAGACATCAGTCTGGAGCAGCGTCATGCTTGGCGTGATCACGTCATTCAGCATGTATTTGCAGAGCATTTGGCTCTGGTGTGGCGATCTGTATCCGCTGTTGCTTCCATTTCAAGAACGGTATTATGGGAAAACACCGCCATCTATGTCTATGCGCTATATGAAAACCGCATCCGTCAGGAGCTAAAGAGCGAGGATCGGCTACGAATGGAGGAGGATTTTAAATATCTGACCTGTGAAGCTCCGGCTCACTTGTTTGGTGAACGGCAAAATCCACTGGCCCGGTATTTCGGCTCTCCCCGTTCAGAGAGAGCGGCGGTACCTGTAACGGAATCTGTATCCATCGCACCCACTGCGGCCGTGAAAGCTGTACGTGTTCGCAAAACCTGCTGCTATTTTTACCAGATGAAGGAAAAGGGCAGCTATTGCCCTACCTGTCCGAAGATACATTGTACGAGCTAAATAAAAGCTACGATGCTTGGGCTACAGTGAACTGAAACTTTGCCTAAGCGGCCATTTCGCCTGCTTTGATTTCTATATGCTAATGTGAGTTGGGTTATATCACGAAAGGAGCTGGTTTGTATGTTTCGCATTCAACCTCGGGTTCAGGGGATAACGACGGAACTGCTGGAGCTTTATCAGCATGTAAGTGCTTCTACCCTTGGGCATTTCACGGATTTTGGATGTATGCAGGGAGTACAGCCGTTGTTTCGTCCCATTCGATTGCTGGGAAATGCAGTTACGGTGAGGCTTCCCCATATGGACTCCACCGCTGTACGTCATGCGCTGGAATTGGCACAAGCGGGTGATGTGCTTGTCGTCGATATGTCAGGTGATGATGCCAGAGCTTGCTGGGGAGAATTCAGAGCTTATGTGGCGATGAAAAAACAACTGGCTGGAGTGATTGTTTCCGGTTGCGTCACAGATGTGGGGGTCTTGAACCAGCTACAATTCCCCATTTTTTCCAAAGGAATTAGCGCCTTGACTACACGTACACTGGAACTGGAGGGAGAGGTGAATACCCCGATTAGCCTATTTGGGGTCAGCGTACATCCAGGTGATCTCATTTTGGGTGATGACGATGGTGTATTTGTAGTAAAGCCAGGGGAAGCATGGGAACTGGGGGAAAAAGCTTTGGAAAAGCAGCGCAAGGAGGAGCTTACGCGCAAGCAGTTCGGATACGATCAGCTTTTGAATGCCCGGCTGGAAAGGTAGACATTGCACGAGCGTCAGGTGTTAGGTATAGTGTGGATAAAGATTTTGCACGCAGGGAAACTTTTTCGTTTTCATAGGAGAACCAGGAAGTATTGTCAATCTCATCGTATGTCATCTGAGAGAGAGCAGGAGGGAAAACGATGAACCATCAGCAATTGGATGAATTTCTCAGAAGTCTGGACGCTGTTGAGCAAATACAGATTCGCACCGGGAAAAATGTGAACGATTTAGAACACTTAGGGTTTCATATTACGGAAAGCGAAATAGGGCATGAGGTTCTTCGAATGCAAGGCAAGTATTTTTTTGATAGCGGGTCCATTTATATGAGCAAGCACCATCGGTTTGCGGACATGCCCTCACACAATCATGATTTTATTGAAATGAATTATATGTATTCCGGGGAATGCACACAGGTTATTGATGGTAGGGAAATCAGGCTGGAGCAGGGGCAGATATGTATTTTGGATACGAATGTTCCGCACAGCATTTATGCGCTTGGGGAAAATGATATATTGGTTAATTTGATTATGAAAATGGAAACGTTCTCAACCACTTTTTTTGGAGGTTTTAGCAATACGGGTATTGTGGCTGATTTTCTGGCTAACGCGGTATCCCGGGACAG from Paenibacillus sp. FSL R10-2782 includes the following:
- a CDS encoding IucA/IucC family C-terminal-domain containing protein, which encodes MPYAKGSSFEPAEWSYLTEKLRSSSGEPAPTGRYDLPAADLLEATPCAMYLDRLAGLHDFSSRKVTASVLAKRYGFLIVSPVLHAMSVYNKMLEVGIAECTIQSAFVKDTWLPRLHLNRLLVTECDIGKKGEDGGDISLEQRHAWRDHVIQHVFAEHLALVWRSVSAVASISRTVLWENTAIYVYALYENRIRQELKSEDRLRMEEDFKYLTCEAPAHLFGERQNPLARYFGSPRSERAAVPVTESVSIAPTAAVKAVRVRKTCCYFYQMKEKGSYCPTCPKIHCTS
- a CDS encoding RraA family protein; protein product: MFRIQPRVQGITTELLELYQHVSASTLGHFTDFGCMQGVQPLFRPIRLLGNAVTVRLPHMDSTAVRHALELAQAGDVLVVDMSGDDARACWGEFRAYVAMKKQLAGVIVSGCVTDVGVLNQLQFPIFSKGISALTTRTLELEGEVNTPISLFGVSVHPGDLILGDDDGVFVVKPGEAWELGEKALEKQRKEELTRKQFGYDQLLNARLER